A window of Cohnella herbarum contains these coding sequences:
- a CDS encoding peptidylprolyl isomerase, with amino-acid sequence MSKQAVIKMTDGNEIGLELFDEDAPNTVANFEKLANEGFYDGIPFHRVIPGFVAQGGCPNGNGTGGPGYSINCEHNKNRHDRGSLAMAHRGPNTGGSQFYICFNPQPHLDGVHTVFGKVSSGMEHVDALKGQEKMESIRVS; translated from the coding sequence TTGTCTAAACAAGCGGTTATCAAAATGACAGACGGCAACGAGATTGGATTGGAATTGTTCGACGAGGACGCTCCGAACACCGTAGCTAACTTCGAAAAACTCGCGAACGAAGGGTTCTACGACGGAATTCCGTTCCATCGCGTCATCCCTGGATTCGTCGCGCAAGGCGGATGTCCGAACGGCAACGGTACCGGCGGACCCGGTTATTCCATCAATTGCGAGCATAACAAAAATAGACACGATCGCGGAAGCTTGGCTATGGCGCATCGCGGTCCGAACACCGGCGGAAGCCAGTTCTACATTTGCTTTAACCCGCAGCCTCACCTTGACGGCGTTCATACCGTATTCGGTAAAGTTTCTTCCGGCATGGAGCATGTGGACGCCCTTAAAGGGCAAGAAAAGATGGAATCGATTCGCGTAAGCTAA
- the ribD gene encoding bifunctional diaminohydroxyphosphoribosylaminopyrimidine deaminase/5-amino-6-(5-phosphoribosylamino)uracil reductase RibD translates to MELLNDEFYMQLALNLAGGASGQTGVNPVVGCVVVKDGRIVGMGAHLKRGEGHAEVLALNMAGEQAKGATAYVTLEPCSHHGKTPPCCDRLIFEGVARVVVASIDPNPVVAGSGIRRLRDAGIQVEVGVLEAQAVQLNEAFNKFIVTGLPFVTLKTALSLDGRIATRTGHSRWITGAESREAVHTLRHRHNGIMVGAGTVLADDPELTTRLGVPALHPTRIIVDSKLRVPLEARILNEAAPTIVLTTEQANEDKAGLLREKGAEVWRCGTGERVDLTQAMSKLGGHGIGSILLEGGGVLNGAMLEAGLVDKLMLFYAPILVGGTGAPSAFEYTGPEEMSAALRLKRVTMQAFGDDWCVTGYPEVNSSGNVPAAADLKEE, encoded by the coding sequence ATGGAATTGCTCAATGATGAATTTTACATGCAATTAGCGCTGAATCTAGCGGGGGGCGCCTCCGGACAAACCGGAGTGAATCCCGTAGTCGGGTGCGTCGTCGTGAAGGATGGGCGAATCGTCGGGATGGGCGCTCATCTGAAACGCGGCGAAGGGCATGCGGAAGTGCTTGCTTTGAATATGGCGGGCGAGCAAGCAAAGGGAGCAACCGCATACGTGACGCTTGAGCCTTGCAGTCATCACGGCAAGACGCCGCCTTGCTGCGATCGGCTTATCTTCGAAGGGGTAGCAAGGGTAGTCGTCGCTTCCATCGATCCGAATCCGGTAGTGGCCGGAAGCGGCATTCGGCGGTTGAGGGACGCGGGTATACAGGTTGAAGTCGGCGTTCTGGAAGCGCAGGCCGTCCAGCTAAACGAGGCGTTCAACAAGTTTATCGTAACGGGATTACCTTTCGTGACCTTAAAGACGGCTTTGTCCTTAGACGGACGAATCGCGACGAGAACCGGACATAGCCGCTGGATCACCGGAGCGGAATCGAGAGAGGCCGTTCATACGTTGCGACATCGTCATAACGGAATTATGGTGGGAGCCGGTACGGTGCTTGCGGACGATCCGGAGTTGACGACGAGGTTGGGCGTCCCGGCATTACACCCGACGAGGATCATTGTCGACTCAAAGCTTAGAGTTCCCTTGGAGGCTCGCATCTTGAATGAAGCTGCTCCAACGATCGTATTGACGACAGAGCAAGCCAATGAGGACAAAGCCGGACTTCTTCGGGAGAAAGGCGCGGAAGTATGGCGTTGCGGAACCGGAGAGCGCGTCGATCTGACGCAAGCGATGTCGAAGCTGGGCGGGCACGGGATCGGTTCTATCCTGTTAGAGGGTGGAGGCGTCTTGAACGGCGCGATGCTCGAAGCGGGGTTGGTAGATAAGCTTATGCTTTTTTATGCGCCTATTCTCGTAGGCGGAACCGGTGCTCCCTCCGCATTCGAGTACACGGGCCCCGAAGAGATGTCTGCCGCGTTGCGGTTAAAGCGAGTCACGATGCAGGCTTTCGGCGATGATTGGTGCGTGACGGGTTACCCGGAAGTCAATTCTTCCGGTAACGTTCCCGCTGCAGCCGATCTGAAGGAGGAGTAA
- the ribE gene encoding riboflavin synthase, which translates to MFTGLIEEMGTLRSVQRRGEAMILSISASKVLEDVKMGDSISVNGVCLTVVDFDRNTFSVDVMPETFRLTNLHAIQTGSALNLERAMMAGARFGGHIVQGHVDGTGTIRERTAEANAVVYTIEPNDPSLLRHVVQQGSVTLDGISLTVVSVDRENCRFTVSIIPHTLKETVLQHKNAGHTLNIECDILGKYVDHLLNMRDSQPGRRSGGLTESILRDNGFM; encoded by the coding sequence ATGTTTACTGGATTAATCGAAGAAATGGGCACGCTCAGATCGGTACAGCGTCGAGGGGAAGCCATGATTCTTAGCATCTCCGCTTCCAAGGTGCTTGAAGACGTGAAGATGGGCGATAGCATTTCCGTTAACGGAGTTTGCCTGACCGTGGTCGATTTCGATCGCAATACGTTCTCGGTGGACGTCATGCCGGAAACGTTCCGATTGACGAACTTGCACGCTATCCAAACCGGCAGCGCGCTGAACTTGGAAAGGGCGATGATGGCAGGGGCAAGATTCGGCGGGCACATTGTCCAAGGGCATGTGGACGGAACGGGAACGATCAGAGAGAGAACGGCGGAGGCTAACGCTGTCGTTTACACGATTGAACCTAACGATCCGAGTTTGCTAAGGCATGTCGTTCAGCAAGGCTCCGTTACGCTTGACGGGATTAGCCTGACGGTCGTATCGGTCGACAGAGAGAACTGTCGGTTTACGGTTTCGATTATTCCGCACACGCTGAAGGAAACCGTGCTTCAACACAAAAACGCGGGACATACTTTGAATATCGAATGCGATATTCTAGGCAAATACGTCGATCATCTATTGAACATGCGGGATAGCCAGCCCGGTCGCCGTTCAGGCGGGTTAACGGAGTCCATTCTGCGTGATAATGGTTTTATGTGA
- a CDS encoding bifunctional 3,4-dihydroxy-2-butanone-4-phosphate synthase/GTP cyclohydrolase II: MVQSHFDSIEDAIYDLMRGKVIIVVDDEDRENEGDLVALADKATPEVINFMIREARGLLCAPITQERAEALDLPPMVSHNTDYHGTAFTVSVDHVSTTTGISAPERSQTVLALIDPAARASDFRRPGHIFPLIAKKGGVLRRAGHTEAAVDLARMCGSSPAAVICEVIKEDGTMARLPDLEVFAQEHSLKLITIKDLIHYRNEKEKLVKREVDVRLPTDFGTFQAIAYTNEVDNKEHVAFVKGTIDGSQPVLVRVHSECLTGDVFHSHRCDCGPQLEAALKQIDEAGNGVLLYMRQEGRGIGLINKLRAYELQEQGLDTVDANIKLGFAPDLRDYGIGAQILKDIGIKDIRLMTNNPRKIKGLEGYGLNVVERVPIQMTENKDNTGYLHTKKAKLGHLLSFKGDKDYEI, from the coding sequence ATGGTACAAAGTCATTTTGATTCGATAGAAGACGCGATTTACGATCTTATGCGAGGAAAAGTCATCATCGTCGTAGACGACGAAGACCGCGAGAACGAAGGGGATCTCGTAGCTCTTGCGGATAAAGCGACCCCGGAGGTTATTAACTTTATGATCCGCGAAGCGAGGGGGTTGTTGTGCGCCCCGATCACGCAAGAAAGAGCGGAAGCTCTTGACCTGCCGCCGATGGTCAGTCACAATACGGATTATCACGGAACGGCGTTTACCGTGTCCGTGGATCATGTTTCGACTACGACGGGCATATCCGCGCCGGAACGTTCCCAAACCGTTCTAGCCCTCATAGATCCCGCTGCAAGGGCTAGCGATTTCCGCAGGCCTGGACATATTTTTCCGCTCATCGCCAAAAAAGGCGGAGTACTAAGAAGAGCGGGGCATACGGAAGCGGCGGTCGATCTTGCCAGAATGTGCGGTTCTTCGCCTGCGGCCGTCATTTGCGAGGTTATTAAGGAAGACGGCACGATGGCCAGGCTACCTGATCTTGAAGTATTCGCTCAAGAGCATTCCCTTAAGCTGATCACGATCAAAGACTTGATCCATTATCGCAACGAGAAGGAAAAGCTCGTTAAACGGGAAGTCGACGTGAGATTGCCTACGGACTTCGGGACTTTCCAAGCCATTGCCTATACGAACGAAGTCGACAATAAGGAGCACGTTGCCTTCGTCAAAGGCACGATCGACGGGTCGCAGCCGGTGCTTGTCCGCGTGCACTCGGAGTGCTTGACCGGGGACGTTTTCCACTCGCACCGGTGCGATTGCGGTCCTCAACTGGAAGCCGCGCTGAAGCAGATCGACGAAGCCGGCAACGGAGTATTGCTCTACATGCGCCAAGAAGGCCGGGGAATCGGCTTAATCAATAAATTGCGAGCGTATGAACTTCAAGAGCAGGGGTTGGACACCGTCGACGCGAATATCAAATTGGGGTTCGCTCCCGATCTTCGGGATTATGGAATCGGCGCCCAGATTCTCAAGGATATCGGGATCAAGGATATTCGTCTTATGACGAACAATCCCCGTAAGATCAAAGGCTTGGAAGGCTATGGACTTAACGTGGTCGAGCGCGTACCGATTCAGATGACCGAGAACAAAGACAATACAGGATACTTGCACACCAAGAAAGCGAAGCTAGGACATTTGTTGTCATTCAAAGGCGATAAGGATTATGAAATCTAA
- the ribH gene encoding 6,7-dimethyl-8-ribityllumazine synthase — translation MSVIYEGHLISKGLKYAVVVGRFNEFITSKLLGGALDALKRHGAEEKEVEIAWVPGAFEIPFIAQKLAESGKYDAVITLGAVIRGSTPHFDYVCNEVAKGVAAISLKTGVPTIFGVLTTDSIEQAVERAGTKAGNKGWEAATTAIEMANLTRAISG, via the coding sequence ATGTCAGTCATTTACGAAGGTCACTTAATTTCCAAGGGGTTAAAATACGCGGTCGTGGTCGGCAGGTTTAACGAGTTCATTACGTCTAAATTGTTAGGCGGAGCGCTGGATGCGCTCAAACGTCACGGAGCGGAAGAAAAAGAAGTCGAGATCGCTTGGGTCCCGGGAGCGTTCGAAATTCCTTTTATCGCCCAGAAACTAGCAGAGAGCGGTAAATACGACGCTGTAATTACGCTTGGCGCGGTAATCCGCGGTTCTACTCCGCATTTCGACTACGTATGCAACGAGGTTGCCAAGGGCGTGGCGGCGATTTCGCTGAAAACGGGCGTTCCGACGATTTTCGGTGTGTTGACGACGGACAGCATCGAGCAAGCGGTTGAACGCGCAGGCACGAAAGCGGGCAACAAAGGCTGGGAAGCCGCGACGACCGCGATCGAAATGGCGAATTTGACGCGCGCGATATCGGGTTAA
- a CDS encoding segregation and condensation protein A gives MAMLYKLETFEGPLDLLLHLIDKAEIDIQDISINEITDQYMEYLAAMQELELDITSEFLVMAATLLSMKSRQLLPKPPVTEEPWLTVDDDDYLDPREELIRKLLEYRKFKSVAGQLREKEWDRSQVYTREPTDLTPFEKVLKTNPVEGLHVDDLVNAFQKAMRRLAGRHRVSSIRKDEISVKDRIFDIIETLKSRSFDGKLLFSQLLTDEDDREEIVVTFLAILELMKRKWISCHQGALFDEIVLSWTGREDNNGLLDIEIST, from the coding sequence GTGGCAATGCTCTACAAGCTCGAAACGTTCGAAGGGCCGCTCGATTTGCTGCTCCATCTCATCGACAAAGCAGAAATCGATATTCAGGATATTTCGATCAATGAAATTACGGATCAATATATGGAGTATTTGGCGGCCATGCAGGAGTTGGAGCTTGATATTACCAGCGAGTTTCTCGTGATGGCCGCAACCCTGCTCTCGATGAAGAGCAGGCAATTGCTGCCGAAGCCTCCGGTGACCGAGGAGCCTTGGTTGACGGTCGACGACGATGATTATTTGGATCCGCGCGAGGAATTGATCCGTAAGTTGCTGGAATACCGTAAATTCAAATCGGTTGCCGGGCAGCTTCGCGAGAAGGAATGGGACCGAAGCCAGGTCTACACTCGGGAACCTACGGATTTAACGCCGTTCGAGAAAGTCTTAAAGACCAATCCGGTAGAAGGACTTCACGTGGACGATCTCGTTAACGCATTCCAGAAAGCGATGCGGAGACTGGCCGGAAGGCACCGGGTATCTTCGATCCGCAAGGATGAAATCTCGGTGAAGGACCGGATTTTCGATATCATCGAAACGCTAAAAAGCCGCTCCTTTGACGGGAAATTATTATTTTCGCAATTGTTGACGGACGAGGATGATCGCGAAGAGATCGTCGTTACTTTTCTCGCCATTCTCGAATTGATGAAGCGGAAATGGATTTCCTGCCATCAAGGCGCTTTGTTCGATGAAATCGTGTTGTCGTGGACGGGGAGAGAGGATAATAATGGATTACTCGACATTGAAATCAGTACTTGA
- the scpB gene encoding SMC-Scp complex subunit ScpB, with translation MDYSTLKSVLEGLLFVSGDEGITAKTAADVVETDVEVVKDVLKDLQKELNKKNRGIRLAEVAGGYRLTTVIEHAPYFEKLAYSPARSSLSQAALETLSIIAYRQPITRVEIEEIRGVKADRALHNLVNKDLIEEKGRADALGRPILYGTTKSFLDYFGLASIASLPEPTVSEGDDELEERTKMLFDRIEGRQLSMEDMDRELDSD, from the coding sequence ATGGATTACTCGACATTGAAATCAGTACTTGAAGGACTGCTGTTCGTTTCCGGCGACGAGGGAATTACCGCAAAGACCGCCGCGGACGTAGTCGAGACGGATGTCGAAGTCGTCAAAGACGTACTGAAGGATTTGCAGAAGGAGCTAAACAAGAAAAACCGCGGAATTCGACTTGCCGAAGTGGCCGGCGGCTATCGGTTGACGACGGTCATCGAGCACGCTCCCTATTTCGAGAAGCTGGCCTATTCCCCCGCGAGATCTTCGTTGTCGCAAGCGGCGTTGGAAACGTTATCGATCATCGCTTACCGGCAACCGATTACGCGGGTGGAAATCGAAGAGATTCGCGGGGTCAAAGCCGATCGGGCCTTACATAACTTGGTTAACAAAGACTTGATCGAGGAAAAAGGCCGAGCGGATGCGTTGGGCAGACCGATTCTGTATGGCACGACAAAGTCGTTTCTTGATTATTTCGGGTTGGCGAGCATCGCCAGCTTGCCGGAACCGACAGTCTCGGAAGGCGACGACGAGTTGGAAGAAAGAACGAAAATGCTGTTCGATCGTATCGAAGGCCGACAGCTTTCCATGGAAGATATGGACAGGGAATTGGATTCGGATTGA
- a CDS encoding DUF2953 domain-containing protein yields the protein MAFWLWIAVLLVVAGLVAALFSRIRVRVRYSRSGHLDQLVVVIQAVYGLFQYQVILPSIVIRGWNVVYREKREDNLAGHKQKQKKRMINRGTILRYVRAYRVLLMSTNKFRRWVRQTAKKVECTRWRLDFRVGTGDAPSTAVVTGLLWAVSGCASGVAGQYLTLKTEPHGRVTPNYSSAEFTVIWEADFRIRVISALGAVMKLGTNTIRFGKAIRAWRSWLTAPKEA from the coding sequence ATGGCCTTCTGGCTTTGGATCGCAGTATTGCTTGTCGTCGCAGGATTGGTTGCTGCGTTATTTTCGCGGATAAGAGTCCGGGTACGTTATTCGCGCAGCGGTCATTTGGATCAGCTCGTGGTCGTCATTCAAGCCGTATACGGTCTGTTTCAATACCAGGTCATCTTGCCGTCTATCGTTATTCGCGGCTGGAACGTGGTTTACCGTGAGAAAAGGGAAGACAATCTTGCCGGGCATAAACAGAAACAGAAGAAGCGGATGATTAACAGAGGGACGATACTTCGTTATGTCAGAGCTTATCGAGTGCTCTTGATGTCCACGAATAAATTCCGAAGATGGGTGAGACAAACCGCGAAAAAAGTGGAATGTACCCGATGGCGATTGGATTTTCGGGTAGGGACTGGAGACGCTCCTTCGACCGCCGTCGTTACTGGCTTGTTATGGGCGGTGTCCGGTTGCGCATCCGGTGTAGCGGGACAATATTTGACTCTTAAAACGGAACCGCATGGTCGAGTGACGCCGAATTATTCCTCTGCCGAGTTTACCGTCATCTGGGAAGCGGATTTTAGAATCCGCGTAATCTCCGCATTGGGGGCCGTTATGAAACTTGGAACGAATACGATTCGATTCGGAAAAGCCATTCGCGCTTGGCGAAGTTGGCTAACCGCTCCTAAAGAAGCGTAA
- a CDS encoding extracellular solute-binding protein, giving the protein MKLFVRQRLIAVCTAASLLTGLLAACSNGANDGGAPTAASSTPAVSETVSETGSETSNTADGGKIRVKFDPPVTISTAVIHTPVTNEFKQGESLENNVHLRWMKDEMGINVKFDFIVASEDDFNTKIRLMMVDNSKLPDVMAPTAELASNLIQAGKLQPLDEAIEKYASPNLKKLFAQYPDVFSAVKQGSKTYGLPEFYMGDEGTVMWVREDWLRKLKLKAPATIDELEAVLKAFTEDDPDDNGKDDTIGLSVALKNSPFEWMASADGLVGAFSAAMADTANMKQFWRRDADGNLANGVIDPSMKNFLAKLSDWKSKNYIDPEAGLKAPEQTVDLLASGKAGVVFGPSWMGGWPLQDLEKNVPGASFRPYPLPSGPDGLVGRAEKQIANNYVVFSKDFEQMEAYFAYLNTLYAKSFGEEDPYWLPKFKDGWYEGYDYVKWDGKIVRRNFKEAGVPQEQWPIPDGLGEGINLPMSLPGRGIPYQMDASYKKYSDNPTAEPENEFDVRASGMNKAQLDASVIRMNQNAKAIRNEFFAGATKTMLSKGELLTKLATDSYLKIIYGEEPVEYFDEFVSKWKANGGDAVTKEVNEWFKASQ; this is encoded by the coding sequence TTGAAGCTCTTCGTTAGGCAACGTTTAATCGCCGTATGTACCGCAGCGTCTCTGTTAACCGGACTGCTTGCGGCGTGCAGTAATGGCGCAAACGATGGGGGGGCGCCGACCGCCGCTTCATCGACGCCGGCCGTCAGCGAGACGGTTAGCGAAACCGGCAGTGAGACGAGTAACACGGCGGATGGCGGCAAAATCCGCGTCAAATTCGATCCGCCTGTTACGATTTCGACCGCGGTCATACATACTCCGGTCACCAACGAGTTCAAGCAGGGTGAATCGCTCGAAAATAACGTGCATTTGCGATGGATGAAGGACGAAATGGGCATTAACGTCAAATTCGATTTTATCGTCGCCTCCGAGGATGACTTCAATACGAAGATCCGCCTCATGATGGTCGACAACAGCAAGCTGCCCGATGTGATGGCGCCTACCGCCGAGTTGGCGAGCAATTTGATTCAGGCAGGCAAGCTGCAGCCTCTCGACGAGGCGATCGAGAAGTATGCGTCGCCGAATCTCAAGAAGTTGTTTGCGCAATATCCCGATGTGTTCAGCGCAGTCAAGCAGGGCAGCAAAACGTATGGATTACCCGAGTTTTACATGGGAGACGAGGGTACCGTCATGTGGGTTCGCGAGGACTGGCTGCGGAAGCTGAAGCTTAAAGCGCCGGCCACGATTGACGAGTTGGAGGCGGTGCTCAAAGCGTTCACGGAAGACGATCCCGACGACAACGGTAAAGACGACACGATTGGACTTTCGGTTGCGCTGAAAAATTCCCCGTTCGAGTGGATGGCTTCGGCTGACGGATTGGTGGGAGCCTTCTCCGCCGCAATGGCCGATACGGCCAACATGAAGCAGTTTTGGCGCAGAGACGCAGATGGTAATCTAGCGAACGGCGTAATCGATCCTTCCATGAAAAACTTCCTTGCCAAGCTAAGCGACTGGAAAAGCAAGAACTATATCGATCCGGAAGCCGGGCTCAAGGCTCCGGAGCAGACGGTCGACCTGCTTGCCAGCGGCAAGGCCGGCGTTGTGTTCGGTCCTTCGTGGATGGGAGGATGGCCGCTGCAGGATCTGGAGAAAAACGTTCCCGGAGCGTCCTTCAGACCTTACCCGCTGCCAAGTGGGCCAGATGGTCTTGTAGGCCGCGCCGAGAAGCAGATCGCGAATAATTACGTCGTCTTCAGCAAAGATTTCGAGCAGATGGAAGCTTACTTTGCTTACTTGAACACGCTGTACGCCAAAAGCTTCGGGGAAGAGGATCCCTACTGGCTGCCTAAGTTCAAGGACGGCTGGTACGAAGGTTACGATTACGTAAAATGGGACGGCAAAATCGTCCGCCGCAATTTCAAGGAAGCCGGCGTACCGCAGGAACAATGGCCGATTCCGGACGGTCTAGGTGAAGGCATCAACCTTCCGATGAGTTTGCCGGGACGCGGTATACCGTACCAAATGGATGCCAGCTACAAGAAGTATTCGGACAACCCGACAGCGGAGCCGGAAAACGAGTTCGACGTTCGCGCCAGCGGCATGAACAAAGCCCAACTCGATGCGTCGGTCATACGCATGAATCAGAACGCCAAAGCGATCCGCAACGAGTTTTTCGCCGGAGCGACGAAAACGATGCTCTCTAAAGGCGAACTTCTCACGAAACTTGCAACCGATAGCTATTTGAAAATTATTTACGGAGAGGAGCCGGTAGAATACTTCGACGAGTTCGTTAGCAAGTGGAAGGCGAACGGCGGAGACGCCGTCACCAAAGAAGTGAACGAGTGGTTTAAAGCGTCTCAATAG
- a CDS encoding ABC transporter permease: MNELASVANKNRTLVYLRKTWPLHLLLLPALVISLVYQYAPILMSFPMAFREYQPWLGFRHSPWVGLDHFRYLFTYPQSKQVLFNTLLISIMKIGTQLTIPVMFALLLNEVRHMLFKRSVQTLVYLPHFMSWVILGGILTDLLSIQGGLVNRFLGFLGVEPIFFLANGDWFRFTIVLSDIWKEFGFSSIIFLAAIAGVNPSLYEAAEIDGAGRWKQTLFVTLPGIAPIFTVVAALSLGRVLDGGYDQILNLYNPLVMEKGDIIDTFVYRVGLQSGNFSFGTAVGLFKSAIGFVLIVIAYRVAYKYAKYRIF, encoded by the coding sequence ATGAACGAATTGGCGTCCGTAGCCAATAAAAACCGGACACTTGTCTATTTGCGCAAAACGTGGCCGCTCCATTTGCTGTTGCTTCCGGCACTGGTCATCTCCCTTGTGTACCAATATGCGCCCATCCTGATGAGCTTTCCCATGGCGTTCCGGGAATACCAGCCTTGGCTAGGATTCCGCCATTCGCCCTGGGTCGGTCTAGATCATTTCCGGTACTTGTTTACTTATCCGCAGAGCAAACAGGTTTTATTTAATACGCTGCTTATTTCCATCATGAAAATAGGCACCCAGTTGACCATTCCCGTGATGTTCGCTCTGCTGCTGAACGAAGTTCGGCACATGCTGTTCAAAAGGTCAGTACAGACGCTCGTCTATTTGCCGCATTTTATGTCCTGGGTCATTTTGGGCGGCATACTAACCGACTTGCTGTCGATTCAAGGCGGACTGGTCAACCGTTTTCTCGGTTTTCTCGGTGTAGAACCCATATTTTTTCTTGCGAACGGCGACTGGTTCCGCTTTACTATCGTTTTGTCGGACATCTGGAAAGAGTTCGGATTTTCCTCAATCATCTTCCTGGCTGCGATAGCCGGCGTTAATCCTTCTCTATATGAGGCGGCGGAAATCGACGGAGCTGGCCGCTGGAAGCAGACGCTGTTCGTGACTTTGCCCGGCATCGCCCCGATATTTACGGTGGTGGCTGCGCTGTCTCTGGGAAGGGTGCTGGACGGCGGCTACGATCAAATTCTAAACCTGTACAATCCTCTTGTCATGGAGAAAGGGGATATTATCGATACCTTCGTATACCGAGTGGGGCTGCAGAGCGGGAATTTCAGCTTCGGTACGGCAGTAGGACTGTTTAAGTCGGCGATCGGCTTCGTGTTGATCGTAATCGCCTACCGGGTCGCCTATAAGTATGCTAAATATAGAATTTTCTAG
- a CDS encoding carbohydrate ABC transporter permease — MPRKNNGYSTFEVFNYGFLSVLSLLCILPLLHIFAVSLSSRAAATGGLVTLWPIDFTTAAYMETFGNDKFSNALFIGIERTVLGTVVSMVVITLAAYSLSKRSRVFPGRGVYAWYLIFTMLFNGGIVPTYLIVSETHLTNSIWALVIPGAVNVWNLILMINFFRSIPAEMEEAAVVDGAGHIQTLVRVFLPVSAPVIATLSLFTMVTHWNSFFDGIIYLTKPDQYPLSTFLHTIIVQENFNNTGISQEKLAMLSNRTVKASQIFVSAIPILLVYPFLQKYFVKGIMIGSVKE; from the coding sequence ATGCCACGGAAAAACAATGGTTATTCGACGTTTGAGGTGTTTAATTACGGATTCTTGTCCGTTCTTTCCCTTTTATGTATCCTGCCGCTTCTTCACATTTTCGCAGTCTCTCTCAGCTCTCGTGCGGCAGCGACAGGGGGCCTAGTAACGCTGTGGCCGATAGACTTTACAACGGCTGCGTACATGGAAACTTTCGGTAACGATAAATTCTCTAACGCGCTTTTTATAGGTATCGAGCGAACCGTTCTCGGAACGGTTGTCTCCATGGTCGTCATCACCCTTGCGGCTTACTCGCTGTCCAAGCGAAGCCGGGTATTTCCCGGTAGAGGGGTCTATGCTTGGTACCTGATATTTACGATGTTGTTTAACGGCGGAATCGTGCCCACATATCTTATCGTAAGCGAAACCCATCTGACGAATTCGATCTGGGCTCTTGTCATTCCGGGAGCGGTTAATGTCTGGAATTTAATTCTGATGATCAACTTTTTTCGAAGCATCCCGGCGGAGATGGAGGAGGCAGCGGTTGTCGACGGAGCCGGGCATATTCAAACGCTGGTACGGGTGTTTTTGCCGGTGTCGGCGCCCGTCATCGCGACGCTTTCATTGTTTACGATGGTCACGCATTGGAATTCTTTTTTCGATGGCATTATTTATTTAACGAAACCGGATCAATACCCGCTGTCGACTTTTCTGCATACGATTATCGTCCAGGAAAATTTCAACAACACAGGAATTTCGCAGGAAAAATTGGCGATGCTGTCGAATCGTACTGTCAAAGCGTCGCAAATTTTTGTCAGTGCCATTCCGATTTTGCTCGTATACCCGTTTTTGCAAAAATATTTCGTTAAAGGCATCATGATCGGTTCGGTGAAAGAATAG